A stretch of Pseudolysobacter antarcticus DNA encodes these proteins:
- a CDS encoding dihydrolipoyllysine-residue acetyltransferase — protein sequence MATQAVKVPDVGNYKNIPVIELLVKVGETVTKDQALVTLESDKATMEVPAPFAGVVTELKVKLGDEVSEGTVVAMIEVADAAAAAAPPAAKAAAPTAPTPAPAVAAPAAKSATPAPAAPVAAAVAAAPAAPATTEVVNHEIDGEISGPRTPPVSFDASSVMPDKVAYASPAVRLFARELGVDLDKVTGSGRKERITREDVQAFVKHALAQPKASSAAAPSGGGVGLNLLPWPQVDFSKFGETETKPRSRINKISGANLARNWVMIPHVTQFDDADITDLEALRISLNKENEKSGVKVTMLAFLIKACVAALKKYPDFNSSLDASGDNLVLKKYFNIGFAADTPNGLVVPVLKDADKKGVVEIAQESSALAAKARDGKLGPADMQGGCISISSLGGIGGTAFTPIVNAPEVAILGVSKSVIKPVWNGKEFSPRLILPLSLSYDHRVIDGASAARFTAYLGQLLADMRRVLL from the coding sequence ATGGCCACGCAAGCAGTCAAGGTGCCGGACGTCGGCAACTACAAGAATATTCCAGTGATCGAGTTGCTGGTGAAGGTCGGCGAAACCGTGACCAAGGATCAAGCCCTGGTCACGCTGGAATCGGACAAGGCAACGATGGAAGTGCCTGCGCCGTTTGCTGGCGTCGTGACCGAACTCAAGGTCAAACTTGGCGATGAAGTTTCCGAAGGCACGGTCGTTGCGATGATCGAAGTCGCGGATGCCGCTGCCGCGGCCGCACCGCCGGCCGCCAAGGCAGCAGCGCCGACTGCGCCTACACCCGCGCCTGCGGTCGCTGCACCTGCCGCCAAATCTGCTACGCCAGCACCAGCTGCGCCTGTCGCAGCAGCCGTTGCTGCCGCACCCGCTGCACCTGCCACCACCGAAGTCGTCAACCACGAAATCGACGGCGAAATCTCCGGTCCACGTACGCCGCCGGTAAGTTTTGATGCGAGTTCGGTGATGCCCGACAAGGTCGCGTATGCCAGTCCGGCGGTGCGCTTGTTCGCGCGCGAACTCGGCGTCGATCTCGACAAGGTCACGGGCAGTGGGCGCAAGGAGCGCATCACGCGCGAAGACGTGCAGGCTTTCGTCAAGCACGCGCTGGCACAGCCGAAAGCGAGCAGCGCGGCGGCGCCATCCGGCGGCGGTGTCGGACTCAATCTGCTGCCGTGGCCGCAAGTCGATTTCAGCAAATTCGGCGAGACCGAAACCAAACCGCGCTCGCGCATCAACAAGATTTCCGGCGCCAATCTCGCGCGCAACTGGGTGATGATTCCGCACGTCACGCAATTCGACGACGCCGACATCACCGATCTCGAAGCGCTGCGTATTTCGCTGAACAAGGAAAACGAAAAATCCGGCGTCAAGGTCACGATGCTCGCGTTCCTGATCAAGGCGTGTGTGGCCGCGCTGAAGAAATATCCGGACTTCAATTCGTCGCTCGATGCGAGCGGTGACAACCTGGTGTTGAAGAAATATTTCAACATCGGATTCGCCGCCGACACACCCAACGGCCTAGTTGTGCCGGTGCTGAAAGATGCCGATAAAAAAGGCGTGGTCGAGATCGCGCAGGAATCTTCCGCGCTCGCGGCGAAAGCGCGCGACGGCAAGCTTGGGCCGGCCGACATGCAAGGCGGCTGCATCTCGATTTCGAGTCTCGGCGGCATCGGCGGCACCGCGTTCACGCCGATCGTCAACGCGCCGGAGGTGGCAATTCTCGGCGTCTCGAAATCGGTCATCAAACCCGTCTGGAACGGCAAAGAGTTTTCGCCGCGCCTGATCCTGCCGCTGTCGTTGAGCTACGACCATCGTGTGATCGATGGTGCATCGGCAGCGCGTTTCACGGCGTATCTTGGACAACTTCTTGCGGACATGCGGCGCGTGCTGCTGTGA
- a CDS encoding DUF1302 domain-containing protein, producing the protein MKILKFSKNGARFNERPAPRSLTVAIALVLAAGVAPQVAQAFQFGDSNGLSGTVNTTVSYGISYRVSDVDEELIAKAHWDPTVGFKTPLQQRAAKGAFSANGDDGDLNYGKWQPFSNQVRFLTEVKLNYGPDWGAFIRAGGFYDFTNANNDNLTSLAKDRVGKDIYLLDAFIFHNFELNAHQGSIRLGSQVASWGESTFIQGGINVINPIDVSKLRSAGADLKEAYLPINMLRVSYNFTDNVSAEAIYLLQFSQTNPDPSGTYFSTNDFASLGGTYASLPFGLLPQPVKNPENYYKVCNGGAPSDNSAFGGGTVKNNPLLAASCSQTAPRTFDQYPNRFGQFGLSLHYVAPWLSNTEFGFYYLNYDSRLPFASGYAVTSQAATSALLFNEYPANIHLFGASFNTTLEASGVALQGEVSYRPNMPLQISAVELIFAGLSPLNAFIPQPGDRFNSQLGNFAPGQLLTGYTRRHVAQIQSTATKVFGPGNWFNANQIALVGEIGATDVTNMPSHATLRLQGDGTDTSGGPDELTGALRNPETQVDGFPTRFSWGYRLAARADYNNAFNSSFTLSPRVAFNHDVHGISPGPGGNFIQGRKSITLGMEANYLNQWSVDLSYTNYFGAGELNLINDRDFLAFVVKYAF; encoded by the coding sequence ATGAAAATACTCAAGTTCAGCAAGAACGGCGCGCGTTTTAATGAGCGTCCGGCCCCGCGCAGTCTGACTGTCGCCATCGCGTTGGTATTGGCGGCGGGTGTTGCGCCGCAAGTCGCGCAGGCATTCCAGTTCGGCGATTCAAACGGCCTCAGCGGCACCGTGAATACCACGGTGTCGTACGGCATCTCGTATCGCGTATCGGACGTCGATGAAGAGCTCATTGCCAAGGCACATTGGGATCCGACGGTAGGCTTCAAAACGCCGCTGCAGCAACGGGCCGCGAAAGGCGCGTTCTCGGCTAACGGCGATGATGGCGATCTGAACTATGGCAAATGGCAGCCGTTCTCGAATCAGGTGCGTTTCCTGACCGAGGTGAAGCTGAATTACGGTCCGGATTGGGGCGCGTTTATCCGTGCAGGTGGTTTCTACGATTTCACCAACGCCAACAATGACAACCTCACGAGTCTGGCCAAGGATCGTGTCGGCAAAGACATCTACCTGCTCGACGCGTTCATCTTCCACAACTTCGAACTCAATGCGCACCAAGGCTCGATTCGTCTGGGTTCGCAGGTCGCAAGCTGGGGTGAAAGCACGTTTATCCAGGGCGGCATCAACGTCATCAATCCGATCGACGTATCCAAGTTGCGCAGTGCCGGTGCGGATCTGAAAGAAGCGTATCTGCCGATCAACATGCTGCGGGTGTCGTACAACTTCACCGACAATGTCTCGGCCGAGGCGATCTACCTGCTGCAGTTTTCGCAGACCAATCCGGACCCTTCGGGCACGTATTTCTCGACCAACGATTTTGCATCTCTCGGCGGTACATACGCGTCCTTGCCATTCGGTCTGTTGCCGCAGCCTGTGAAAAATCCCGAGAACTACTACAAGGTCTGCAATGGTGGCGCGCCGAGTGATAACAGTGCATTTGGCGGCGGCACGGTCAAGAATAATCCGTTGCTCGCGGCCTCGTGTTCGCAAACAGCGCCACGCACATTCGATCAATATCCGAACCGGTTCGGCCAGTTTGGTTTGTCGTTGCATTACGTTGCGCCGTGGCTCAGCAATACCGAGTTCGGTTTCTACTACCTGAACTACGACAGTCGTCTGCCGTTTGCGAGCGGTTATGCCGTGACCAGCCAGGCTGCGACCAGCGCATTATTGTTCAACGAATACCCGGCGAATATCCATCTGTTTGGTGCGAGCTTCAATACCACGCTGGAAGCCTCGGGTGTCGCGTTGCAGGGTGAGGTAAGTTATCGCCCAAACATGCCGCTGCAGATATCTGCGGTGGAATTGATTTTTGCTGGCTTGTCGCCGCTGAATGCGTTCATTCCCCAACCGGGTGACCGCTTCAATAGCCAGCTCGGCAACTTTGCGCCGGGGCAATTGTTGACTGGCTACACGCGCCGGCACGTCGCACAAATCCAGAGCACTGCAACCAAGGTATTTGGTCCGGGCAACTGGTTCAATGCTAATCAGATTGCCTTGGTCGGCGAAATCGGCGCCACCGACGTCACCAACATGCCTTCGCACGCTACCTTGCGGTTGCAGGGTGATGGCACCGACACAAGCGGTGGTCCCGATGAACTCACCGGCGCGCTGCGTAATCCGGAAACCCAGGTCGATGGCTTTCCGACGCGTTTCTCATGGGGCTATCGCCTAGCTGCACGCGCCGACTACAACAACGCGTTCAACAGCTCGTTCACCCTGTCGCCACGCGTCGCATTCAATCATGACGTGCACGGTATTTCGCCGGGGCCGGGTGGCAACTTCATCCAGGGTCGCAAGTCGATCACGCTTGGCATGGAAGCGAATTATCTGAATCAGTGGTCGGTCGATCTGAGCTATACGAATTACTTCGGCGCGGGCGAATTGAATCTGATCAATGATCGCGATTTCCTTGCGTTCGTCGTCAAGTACGCGTTCTGA
- a CDS encoding lipase — MQARLLVSSVLCSLLLAGCGGGSSNSPHTVAQLPVLNSNGSPVTGIITASFDPTNSVVPFPTNLLLSGTTDLTLNIPVPNPNDASNPKVALNALDGFGTISPWSTGFSVAPNPATLLAGKTVRLFEVSLTGPGGGVTKVIRELQSPQEFVVTLSPSDTTGRTLVIVPTKPLVQLTSYMAVMLGDGGTGLAPAARVPSIADAAGNDITSDTAYFLGKRTSPVCVNGKSTDPLLPDAQACGLEPLRQLINSQEAAAQAFGVDRGRIVLSWVATTQSTTVELSAVNSIVDGSPAPVTALAPIGKDLSQINPSLPPIANVYVGILQIPYYLNVPSATNPTAPLGGSWKAKAGGYVPPFNAAGLDPTSTNVTFANPIPVKTTSLTIPVLMTVPNANSGKTKPAAGWPIVIFQHGITRNRTDMFAIAGALASQGYAAVAIDLPLHGLTDPTNPFFHNQLLTGSPAAGLITGERTFDLDLSNNTTGAPGPDGKIDSSGSYTINLTSLLTSRDNLREGVADLLSLRRSIEKMSISGGPSDFDISRVAYVGQSLGSIVGTDFMAVAQTPNTYVQNAVLNVPGGGIANFLVASPSFGPRIVAGLGQVGVHPGTSDFDTFLAVTQTVTDSGDPINYAFATANKNLLIQEVVGDGASSLPDQVIPNSVINVTIPGTSVKITAPLSGTEPLIAALGLSTIVAPGAQSATGVRGVVRFTKGEHGSILDPTSSPKATVEMQTEMLSFLLSGGHAVQVTDTSVTRTQ; from the coding sequence ATGCAGGCCCGACTGCTTGTAAGTTCCGTATTGTGTTCCCTGCTGCTCGCTGGTTGCGGCGGCGGTAGCAGCAATAGCCCGCACACCGTGGCGCAGCTCCCTGTGCTCAACAGCAATGGTTCGCCGGTGACGGGGATAATCACGGCGAGTTTCGATCCGACCAATTCGGTCGTACCGTTCCCGACCAATCTGCTGTTGTCCGGCACGACCGATTTGACGCTGAATATTCCGGTGCCGAATCCGAACGATGCCAGCAATCCGAAGGTGGCGCTGAATGCGCTCGATGGTTTCGGCACGATATCGCCGTGGAGCACCGGATTTTCGGTCGCACCAAACCCGGCGACCTTGCTGGCCGGCAAAACCGTGCGTTTGTTCGAGGTGTCGCTCACCGGTCCTGGTGGCGGTGTCACCAAGGTCATTCGCGAGTTGCAGTCACCGCAGGAATTTGTGGTCACGCTGTCGCCATCCGATACCACCGGTCGCACCCTCGTGATCGTGCCGACCAAGCCGCTGGTGCAGCTCACCTCGTACATGGCAGTGATGCTCGGCGATGGTGGCACCGGCCTGGCGCCGGCCGCTCGCGTACCGAGTATCGCGGATGCCGCTGGTAACGACATCACCTCGGATACGGCGTATTTCCTAGGCAAGCGCACCAGCCCGGTGTGCGTCAATGGAAAATCCACCGATCCGCTATTGCCGGATGCGCAGGCCTGCGGTCTCGAACCGTTGCGCCAGCTGATCAACTCGCAAGAAGCTGCCGCCCAGGCGTTTGGCGTCGATCGCGGTCGCATCGTCTTGTCATGGGTTGCCACGACGCAGTCGACCACGGTCGAACTCAGCGCGGTCAACAGCATCGTCGATGGCTCGCCGGCGCCCGTCACTGCACTCGCGCCGATCGGGAAAGATCTGAGCCAGATCAATCCCAGCTTGCCGCCGATCGCCAACGTGTATGTGGGCATCCTGCAGATTCCGTATTACCTGAACGTGCCATCGGCAACCAACCCGACTGCACCTTTGGGCGGTTCGTGGAAGGCCAAGGCTGGCGGTTATGTGCCGCCGTTCAATGCGGCCGGGCTGGATCCGACCTCGACCAATGTCACGTTTGCCAATCCGATTCCGGTGAAGACCACGTCGCTCACCATTCCGGTGCTGATGACCGTGCCGAATGCCAACTCGGGCAAGACCAAGCCTGCAGCCGGCTGGCCGATCGTGATATTCCAGCACGGCATCACGCGCAATCGTACCGACATGTTTGCCATTGCCGGCGCACTGGCCTCGCAGGGTTACGCGGCGGTGGCCATCGATCTGCCGTTACATGGTCTGACCGATCCGACCAATCCGTTCTTCCATAATCAGTTGCTGACCGGCTCGCCGGCGGCAGGCCTGATCACGGGCGAGCGCACCTTCGATCTGGATCTCAGCAACAATACGACCGGTGCGCCCGGCCCGGACGGCAAGATCGATTCGTCGGGTTCGTATACGATCAACCTCACCAGCCTGCTGACCTCGCGCGACAATCTGCGTGAAGGTGTTGCCGATCTGTTGTCGCTGCGGCGCTCGATCGAAAAAATGAGCATCTCCGGTGGCCCGAGCGATTTCGACATCTCTCGTGTTGCTTATGTCGGCCAGTCGCTCGGCAGCATCGTCGGTACCGATTTCATGGCCGTCGCGCAGACGCCAAACACCTACGTGCAGAACGCCGTGCTGAACGTGCCAGGCGGCGGCATCGCCAACTTTTTGGTGGCATCGCCTTCGTTCGGTCCACGCATTGTCGCTGGCTTGGGCCAGGTCGGTGTGCATCCGGGTACGTCGGACTTCGATACCTTCCTCGCGGTAACGCAGACCGTCACCGATTCCGGTGATCCGATCAACTACGCATTCGCCACCGCGAACAAGAATCTGTTGATCCAGGAAGTCGTCGGTGACGGCGCCAGCTCGCTGCCGGATCAGGTGATTCCGAACTCGGTCATCAACGTCACGATTCCTGGCACCAGCGTGAAAATCACGGCACCGTTGTCGGGTACCGAACCGCTGATCGCCGCGTTGGGCCTGTCGACGATCGTTGCACCCGGTGCGCAATCCGCCACGGGCGTGCGCGGCGTGGTGCGTTTCACCAAGGGTGAGCACGGTTCGATTCTCGATCCGACCTCGTCGCCGAAAGCGACCGTCGAAATGCAGACCGAGATGTTGAGTTTCCTGTTGAGCGGCGGTCATGCCGTACAGGTCACCGACACCTCCGTCACTCGCACGCAGTAA
- the gstA gene encoding glutathione transferase GstA, with amino-acid sequence MKLFISPGACSLSPNIVLHELGLPFDLIPINMKTKKTPDGADFLALNPKGYIPALQLDNGQVLTEGVAIVQYLADLKPEAKLAPANGTFERSRLQEMLNFISTEIHKGFSPLFNSALPDDVRAIFKNKLFVRLGEIATTLEKHDYLLGSQFTVADAYLFTVLGWSKHFAIDLNQWPSIAKFYERVGARAAVKAAIAAEADVSKAA; translated from the coding sequence ATGAAATTATTTATCTCACCCGGCGCCTGCTCGCTGTCGCCGAATATCGTGCTGCATGAACTCGGTTTGCCGTTCGATCTGATCCCGATAAACATGAAGACCAAGAAGACGCCCGACGGCGCCGATTTTCTTGCGCTGAATCCGAAGGGTTATATCCCGGCGCTGCAGCTGGATAACGGGCAGGTGCTGACCGAAGGCGTGGCTATCGTGCAATATCTGGCTGACCTGAAACCGGAAGCGAAACTCGCGCCGGCGAATGGCACGTTCGAGCGTTCGCGTTTGCAGGAAATGCTGAATTTCATCTCGACCGAAATCCACAAGGGTTTCAGTCCGCTGTTCAATTCGGCGTTGCCCGATGACGTTCGTGCGATTTTCAAAAACAAGTTGTTCGTGCGCTTGGGCGAGATCGCCACGACGCTGGAGAAACACGATTACCTGCTCGGCTCACAGTTCACTGTTGCCGATGCGTATTTGTTCACCGTGCTGGGCTGGTCAAAGCATTTTGCGATCGATCTGAACCAGTGGCCGTCGATCGCAAAGTTTTACGAGCGCGTCGGCGCACGCGCTGCGGTCAAGGCCGCCATCGCCGCAGAAGCCGATGTGAGCAAAGCGGCGTAA
- a CDS encoding NAD-dependent epimerase/dehydratase family protein, which yields MKHDIAVLGASGQIGRFLLPKLCSAGKSVLALSRHAPSSDDAANPAWLRADLHAEMPALDQIETLISLGPLDALVAWLQRDRPAALHRIIAFSSMSAESKRESLDPAERELAARLHDSEQQLLALGHAHDIAITIFRPTLIYGAGLDRSLTPLARFASRWHVLPIPLAATGLRQPVHAEDLADACIAVLDCPLSFGKIYPLGGGEQLSFRAVCWRIGAGLPKNVLPLPLPSWLLRAALLLRGNAKFGAVSVTSITRLRHDLVADNSAAAHDFGYRPRSFYPLAASWGLPAV from the coding sequence ATGAAACACGATATTGCGGTACTCGGCGCGAGCGGCCAGATTGGGCGTTTCCTGCTGCCGAAATTATGCAGCGCGGGCAAGTCCGTGCTCGCACTAAGTCGCCATGCGCCGTCTTCTGACGATGCGGCAAATCCGGCGTGGTTGCGCGCGGATTTGCATGCTGAGATGCCCGCGCTCGATCAGATCGAAACCCTGATCAGTCTCGGGCCGCTGGATGCGCTAGTGGCTTGGCTGCAGCGCGATCGACCGGCGGCACTGCATCGCATCATCGCCTTCAGTTCGATGAGCGCAGAAAGTAAACGTGAGTCGCTTGATCCGGCCGAACGAGAACTCGCCGCACGGCTTCACGATAGTGAACAGCAATTGCTGGCGCTGGGTCATGCGCACGACATCGCGATCACGATTTTTCGCCCGACCCTGATCTATGGCGCCGGGCTGGATCGCAGCCTCACGCCGCTGGCGCGGTTCGCCTCACGCTGGCATGTGCTGCCCATTCCGTTGGCAGCGACCGGGCTGCGCCAACCCGTGCATGCCGAGGATCTAGCCGACGCCTGTATCGCGGTGCTGGATTGTCCGCTCAGTTTCGGCAAAATTTATCCGCTCGGTGGCGGCGAACAGCTCAGCTTTCGCGCAGTTTGCTGGCGCATTGGGGCTGGACTGCCAAAAAACGTGTTGCCGTTGCCACTGCCTTCGTGGTTATTGCGTGCGGCCCTGTTGTTGCGTGGCAACGCAAAATTCGGTGCGGTTTCGGTGACGTCAATAACGCGTTTACGGCACGATCTGGTCGCGGATAACTCCGCGGCGGCGCACGATTTCGGCTACAGGCCGCGATCGTTTTATCCGCTGGCAGCAAGCTGGGGCCTTCCGGCGGTCTGA
- the lpdA gene encoding dihydrolipoyl dehydrogenase, producing MAQFLEIKVPDVGNYKNIPVIELLVKVGDSVVKDQGLLTLESDKATMEVPSSAAGVVKELRVKIGDEVSEGVVVAVLEVASAGASPAATPAKTEAAKPAPAPTLQAAPAASASAPMDAQTSAPQAAANSGRKADFECQVAVLGSGPGGYTAAFRAADLDQNVVLIERYDTLGGVCLNVGCIPSKALLHAARVIDEAAHSSELGIEFGPPKITLDKLRSYKNGVVAKLTGGLAGMAKQRKVTRVHGNGKFISANEIEVETADGKKIVCFEKCIIAAGSQAVKLPGLPWEDKRLMDSTDALLLEEIPQRLLVVGGGIIGLEMACVFEALGAKVTVVELLDQLMPGADVDLVKPLATRLGKRYEGIFLKTKVTKIESEKKGLKVTFEGEKAPEPQVYDRVLVAVGRSPNGGKIGAEAAGVQVSDRGFIAVDKQMRTNVAHIFAIGDLVGNPMLAHKATHEGKVAAEVCAGQKSEFVARVIPSVAYTDPEVAWVGVTESEAKKSGIAYGKGVFPYAASGRAIGINRTEGFTKLIFDEATHRIIGAGITGPNAGDLISEVALAIEMGAEAADIGLTIHPHPTLSESVGMAAEVYEGTITDLYIPKRK from the coding sequence ATGGCACAATTTTTAGAAATCAAAGTCCCAGACGTAGGCAACTACAAAAATATTCCGGTCATCGAATTGCTGGTCAAGGTCGGCGATAGCGTGGTCAAGGATCAGGGTTTGCTAACACTGGAATCCGACAAGGCGACGATGGAAGTGCCGTCGAGTGCGGCGGGCGTGGTCAAGGAACTGCGCGTCAAGATCGGCGATGAAGTGTCCGAAGGCGTGGTGGTCGCGGTGCTCGAAGTTGCAAGCGCGGGCGCGAGTCCGGCAGCTACGCCCGCGAAAACTGAAGCAGCAAAACCCGCGCCTGCGCCGACGCTGCAAGCCGCGCCCGCGGCGAGCGCAAGTGCGCCAATGGATGCACAGACTAGCGCGCCGCAAGCGGCCGCAAATTCGGGGCGCAAGGCTGATTTTGAATGCCAGGTTGCGGTGCTCGGCTCCGGCCCGGGCGGTTACACGGCAGCGTTTCGTGCGGCCGATCTGGATCAGAATGTCGTGCTGATCGAACGCTACGACACGCTTGGTGGCGTGTGTCTCAACGTTGGCTGCATTCCGTCGAAGGCGTTGCTGCATGCGGCGCGCGTGATCGACGAAGCCGCGCATTCGAGCGAGCTCGGCATCGAATTCGGACCACCGAAAATCACGCTCGATAAATTGCGTTCGTACAAGAATGGTGTGGTCGCCAAACTCACCGGTGGCCTTGCCGGCATGGCTAAACAGCGCAAAGTGACACGCGTGCACGGCAACGGAAAATTCATTTCGGCGAACGAGATCGAAGTCGAAACCGCCGATGGCAAAAAAATCGTGTGCTTCGAAAAATGCATCATCGCGGCGGGCAGTCAGGCGGTGAAATTGCCGGGTTTGCCGTGGGAAGACAAACGCTTGATGGATTCGACCGACGCGTTGTTGCTCGAAGAAATTCCGCAACGTTTGCTCGTGGTCGGTGGCGGCATCATCGGTCTGGAAATGGCCTGCGTGTTCGAGGCGCTCGGCGCGAAAGTCACCGTGGTCGAGTTGCTCGATCAACTTATGCCGGGCGCAGATGTCGATCTGGTAAAACCACTGGCGACGCGACTCGGCAAACGCTACGAAGGCATTTTCCTCAAGACCAAGGTGACCAAGATCGAGTCGGAGAAAAAAGGTCTCAAGGTCACGTTCGAAGGCGAAAAAGCGCCCGAGCCGCAGGTGTATGATCGTGTGCTGGTCGCGGTGGGGCGCTCGCCGAACGGCGGGAAGATTGGCGCCGAAGCTGCCGGCGTGCAGGTCAGCGATCGCGGCTTTATCGCGGTCGACAAACAGATGCGCACCAACGTCGCGCACATCTTTGCGATCGGCGATCTTGTCGGCAATCCGATGCTCGCGCACAAGGCCACGCACGAAGGCAAAGTCGCCGCCGAGGTTTGCGCCGGACAAAAAAGCGAATTCGTCGCGCGCGTAATTCCGAGCGTGGCGTATACCGATCCCGAAGTGGCGTGGGTCGGCGTCACTGAATCCGAGGCAAAAAAATCCGGCATCGCTTACGGCAAGGGTGTGTTCCCGTATGCAGCCTCGGGCCGCGCGATCGGCATCAACCGCACCGAAGGTTTCACCAAGCTGATTTTCGACGAAGCCACGCACCGCATCATCGGCGCGGGAATCACCGGGCCGAACGCGGGTGATCTGATTTCCGAGGTGGCGCTCGCGATAGAAATGGGCGCCGAAGCCGCCGATATCGGCTTGACGATTCATCCGCATCCGACCTTGTCGGAATCGGTCGGTATGGCTGCGGAAGTCTACGAAGGTACGATTACGGATTTGTATATTCCGAAGCGGAAATAA
- a CDS encoding DUF1329 domain-containing protein has product MFSLKKTATATLLALAMISTGALAKGSPQDVAKLGVKGTPLTPTGAERAGNKDGTIPAWDGGITQPPTGYKVGDHHQDPFVGDKPLLTITLENYKQYAEKLNAGQMAMFEKYKDYKMLIYPTRRSAAFPARTYEMSMKNAATGELIDDGDGVDNVAEGIPFPILDADAGKAGYEAIWNHKLKYRGSALSRWDDTAVPTASGEYQLVRIKEELLGLYSKPGITLKDINNVLTYFYQEVVSPPRLAGQVLLVHETMDAKKDPRQAWIYNPGQRRVRRAPNVAYDNPGTASDDQRTDDMFDMFNGAMDKFDWKLVGKKEMYVPYNSYTVHSDKVSDKDIVKPGHLNQDLLRYELHRVYVVEAKLKAGQRHINNRRTFYLDEDSWQILEIEHYDNQDKLWRYSEAPTVVYYEVPTVMSTLEVHYDLKSGRYIVLGLDNQEKMYDFSYQSTPQNFTPESLRQRGIQ; this is encoded by the coding sequence ATGTTTAGCCTGAAAAAGACCGCAACTGCAACGTTGCTGGCATTGGCGATGATCTCCACCGGGGCGCTCGCCAAGGGCAGCCCGCAGGATGTCGCCAAGCTCGGTGTCAAAGGTACGCCACTGACGCCGACCGGCGCCGAGCGCGCGGGTAACAAGGACGGCACGATCCCGGCATGGGACGGCGGCATTACGCAGCCGCCGACGGGCTACAAAGTGGGCGATCATCATCAGGATCCGTTTGTCGGCGACAAACCGCTGCTCACCATCACGCTGGAAAATTACAAGCAGTACGCTGAAAAGCTGAATGCCGGCCAGATGGCGATGTTCGAAAAGTACAAAGACTACAAGATGCTGATCTACCCGACGCGTCGCAGTGCGGCATTCCCCGCGCGCACGTACGAAATGAGCATGAAGAATGCCGCCACCGGCGAGCTGATCGACGACGGCGACGGTGTCGATAATGTGGCGGAGGGAATCCCGTTCCCGATTCTCGACGCGGATGCGGGCAAAGCGGGTTACGAAGCCATCTGGAATCACAAGCTCAAGTATCGCGGCAGCGCCTTGTCACGTTGGGACGACACTGCCGTGCCGACGGCCAGCGGTGAATACCAGCTCGTGCGCATCAAGGAAGAACTGCTCGGCCTGTATTCCAAACCAGGCATCACCTTGAAGGACATCAACAACGTCCTGACCTACTTCTATCAGGAAGTGGTGTCGCCGCCGCGTCTGGCAGGTCAGGTTTTGTTGGTTCACGAAACCATGGATGCGAAAAAAGATCCGCGTCAGGCGTGGATCTACAACCCCGGTCAGCGTCGCGTGCGTCGCGCTCCAAACGTCGCGTACGACAATCCGGGTACCGCATCGGACGATCAGCGCACCGATGACATGTTCGACATGTTCAACGGCGCGATGGACAAGTTCGACTGGAAGCTGGTCGGCAAGAAAGAAATGTACGTGCCGTACAACTCCTACACCGTGCACAGCGACAAGGTCAGCGACAAGGATATCGTCAAGCCGGGCCATCTGAATCAGGATTTGCTGCGCTACGAATTGCATCGTGTGTATGTGGTCGAAGCCAAACTCAAGGCTGGCCAGCGCCACATCAACAATCGCCGCACGTTCTATCTGGATGAAGACAGCTGGCAGATTCTGGAAATCGAGCACTACGACAACCAGGATAAGCTGTGGCGCTACTCCGAAGCACCGACCGTGGTGTATTACGAAGTGCCGACCGTCATGAGCACGCTGGAAGTGCACTACGATCTCAAG